CCCTCAGGTAGGAGAAAGTCTCAGTGATCCATATAACTCAATTCAATATCTCTGGGGATATTTTATCATCTGTGTATTTCTGCTTAAACCAGCTTGATTTGATGTGATTTATTAGGTTCCCCATTAGCCGATGCCAACGacaacagctagtcttactggggtccgacataTAGCGAAAAATACATTAAAGTCAAAAAACTTTACAATTGACATACTGTAACTGTAATTTCCTATGTATATTGGTTTGGCTTGCTTGTGTTGTTTTATAAACTAATGTGATTTTCTTCTGTGAAATCGCGATCTCCAAACGCCTCTAATTCATGTTACAATAGATGCTGTAAGGAGCTATTGATGTCTACACAGATACAGTTGAATATGACGGAACATTTAAAATCAACGCTATGTGGTATGTGGTAATAATATGAAACCTTAATAATACACAAGTCTTAATTCATCTAGGTTCCAAACGGGATTTAACAGCCATGACAAACTTAATTTTCCCTACACTTTAGCAGAGAGCAACACTTTCTAAGAGCAACTCGGTTTAAGTGCCTTACCTAGGTGCACattggcagatttttcacctagtcggtgCTAGGATGCAAAACCAGTGACTTTCTggtttactggcccaatgctcttaagcgctaggctacctggcacaCTTTAATTGGAATTACAGATGTAAAGGAGTGGTGATTATGAGCATGATTTATTTTGCACAACAGCACAGAGGATCCTTCAGGATGAGAGTCTACGAGAAGGAGAACTTCAGAGGTCAGATGCACGAGATGATGGAGGATTGTGAGTCCTTCCAGGAGCGTTACCGCATGGCCAACTGCGAGTCTACCCAGGTCATGGAGGGACACAGGCTGATGTACAAGCAGCCCCACTTCAGAGGCAGGATGATTTACATGAGGCCCGTTAGAGTACAGAAACCTCAGGGTTTCTCATGGGAGATGCATCATGGAATCCtgttagggtagcctagtggttagagcgctggactagtaaccggaaggttgcaagttcaaaaccccgtgctgacaaggtacaaatctgtcattctgcccttgaacaggcagttaacctgctgttcctaggctgtcattgaaaataagaatttgttcttaactgacttgcctagttaaataaaggtaaataaatacatattttaatTTGTAGCCCTTTTCAATTGTGAAACACGTAGTGGAAATGCAATAAAATACCATCTAAGAACATTTTTGTATCTGCCCATCTTTATTGTAAATTATTGTGGTTTTTGTTGTAttttctgatttatttagaattgaatGACTTTGGTTGTTCCTCTCAAAATACAAGCGAAAATGATTTGTCCACTTGGCTGTAGTTGATTCCCCAAGACAAACCGTGGGTATTTAGTTCCCTTACTGAGATACTCAAgtcaatttatttatttcattttttggGGGTTGCTTCAGATGTGCTATAAAatctaaaatcacattttaagtgAAATATAACATAATGACATGACTTATCAATAACATTTAAATACCATTTCAATCACATTCAGATTATGTATCACTGTTTGAATAAGCATTGGATCAAAACAAAATGACCAAATAGCATGAAAAGTTATGAAAGACTAtttcaaatacaattgtattacTTATGGATAAATTAGATTTTCTGGCAGCACAGCTCTAGAGTAGAAAAAATACCAATGCAAATGTTGTAGCTACTATAAAATAGGTGTACATATATTAGTTCTTTTGTTTAGATTTTTACTCAGATCATTggactattttttattttatttcacctttatttaaccaggtaggctagttgagaacacctttatttaaccaggtaggctagttgagaacacctttatttaaccaggtaggctagttgagaacacctttatttaaccaggtaggctagttgagaacacctttatttaaccaggtaggctagttgagaacaagttctcatttacaactgcgacctggccaagataaagcatagcagtgtgagcagacaacagagttacacatggagtaaacagttaacaagtcaataacacaataggaaaaaaagtggagtctatatacattgtgtgcaaaaggcatgaggtaggcaaataaatgatcagatggtcatgtacaggtagagatattggtgtgcaaaagagcagaaaagtaaataaataaaaacagtatggggatgaggtaggtaaaaatgggtgggctatttgccgatagactacgtacagctgcagcgatcggttagctgctcagatagcagatgtttgaagttggtgagggagataaaagtctccaacttcagcaatttttgcaattctttccggtcacaggcagcagagaactggaacgaaaggcggacaaatgaggtgttggctttagggatgatcagtgagatacacctgctggagcgcgtgctaccgatgggtgttgccatcgtgaccagtgaactgagttaaggcggagctttacctagcatggacttgtagatgacctggagccagtgggtctggcgacgaatatgtagcgagggccagccgactagggcgtacaagtcgcagtggtgggtggtataaggtgctttcgtgacaaaacggatggcacagtgataagctgcatccagtttgctgagtagagtgttggaggcaattttgtagatgacatcgccgaagtcgaggatcggtaggatagtcagttttactagggtaagtttggcggcgtgagtgaaggaggctttgttgcagaatagaaagccgactcttgatttgattttcgattggagatgtttgatgtgagtctggaaggagagtttacagtctagccagacacctaggtacttatagatgtccacatattcaaggttggaaccatccagggtggtgatgctggtcaggcgtgcgggtgcaggcagcgaacggttgaaaagcatgcatttggttttactagtgtttaagagcagttggaggccacggaaggagtgttgtatggcattgaagctcgtttggaggttagattgcacagtgtccaaggacgggccggaagtatatagaatggtgtcgtctgcgtagaggtggatcagggaatcgcccgcagcaagagcaacatcattgatatatacagaaaaaagagtcggcccgaggattaaaccctgtggcacccccatagagacttccagaggaccggacagcatgccctccgatttgacacactgaactctgtaaagtaattggtgaaccaggcaaggcagtcatccgaaaaaccgaggctactgataAGAaaatggtgattgaccgagtcgaaagccttggcaaggtcgatgaagacggctgcacagtactgtcttttatcgatggcggttatgatatcgtttagtaccttgagcgtggctgaggtgcacccgtgactggctcggaaaccagattgcacagcggagaaggtacggtgggattcgagatggtcagtgacctgtttgttgacttggctttcgaagaccttagataggcagggcaggatggatataggtctgtaacagtttgggtccagggtgtctccccctttgaagagggggatgactgcggtagctttccagtccttggggatctcagacgatatgaaagagaggttgaacaggctggtaataggggttgcgacaatggcggcggatagttttagaaatagagggtccagattgtgaagcccagctgatttgtacgggtccaggttttgcagctctttcagaacatctgctatctggatttgggtaaaggagaacctggagaggcttgggcgcgTAGCTGCGGGGGGgacagagctgttggccgaggttggagtagccaggcggaaggcatggccagccgttgagaaatgcttgttgaagttttcgataatcgtggatttatcggtggtgaccatgttacctagcctcagtgcagtgggcagctgggaggaggtgctcttgttctccatggacttcacaatgtcccagaactttttggagttgtagctacaggatgcaaacttctgcctgaagaagctcgCCTTAGCTTTCATGACAGACTGCgggtattggttcctgacttccctgaacagttgcatatcgcggggactgttcgatgctattgcagtccgccacaggatgtttttgtgctggtcgagggcagtcaggtctggagtgaaccaagggctatatctgttcttagttctgcattttttgaacggagcatgcttatctaaaatggtgaggaagttacttttaaacaatgaccaggcatcctcaactgacgggatgaggtcaatgtccttccaggatacccgggccaggtcgattagaaaggcctgctcacagaagtgttttagggagtgtttgacagggatgaggggtggtcgtttgactgcagctccgtagcggatacaggcaatgaggcagtggtcgctgagatcctggttgaagacagcggaggtgtatttggagggccagttggtcaggatgacgtctatgagggtgcccttgtttacagatttagggttgtacctggtgggttccttgatgatttgtgtgagattgagggcatctagcttagattgtaggactgccggggtgttaagcatatcccagtttaggtcacctaacagaacaaactctgaagctagatggggggcaatcaattcacaaatggtgtccagggcacagctgggtgctgaggggggtcggtagcaggcggcaacagtgagagacttatttctggagagagtaattttcaagattagtagttctaactgtttgggtatggacctggaaagtatgacattactttgcaggctatctctgcagtagactgcaactcctccccctttggcagttctatcttgacggaagatgttatagttgggtatggaaatctcagaatttttggttgccttcctgagccaggattcagacacggcaaggacatcagggttatcagagtgtgctaaagtaaaacaaacttagggaggaggcttctgatgttgacatgcatgaaaccaaggctttttcgatcacagaagtcaacaaatgagggtgcctggggacatgcagggcctgcaTTTAGGCTTCAAGAAACAAAtggaaatatgttttgttttcaagGCTTAGCTTACATTGAACAATAAGCGTCCATAAACTAAACCTTGCGGAACACCGAAAGTTGAATTTGGTGTTCTGCAAGGTTCAGTGCTTGGATCCTTAATATTCTCTCCATATATGCAATCCCTTTGAAATAACCCGTAAACAATGAATGCTAtttcattgctatgcagatgaaaGACAAATCTACTTGTCAATACAATCAGAGGATACATTAAAGACAAAGTATTTTCAGCACAAGCTACAGCCAGTGATTTGATTGGGCTTTTGGTATACAGTTTTATCTCTTATTATCAATTTGTTCTATCTTTTTTTATGATGCCCTCTGCAATGCTATATATTTGATAGCAATGGTGCTTGGCCCTCTTAATTGATGCTTTTAGGTATTTTCTCATTTTCACAGATAGAATAAATGTTGTATACCATGTCATATCATATATTATACAATGTAAGTTATATTTCAGAATGAAGAGGTATGTGATGATCAAGTAAGACAAATACTGTACATAGTGTTTTTGCATTTATTTGAACAATTGACAATCAGATGATTTAGCATATGTCGGTGATACGCCTCATGCTCATGAACCTCATGCCCTTGGCCCCCATGCCCATATCCTTGAAGCTCCTGTACTCTCCAGGCCTCATGTACATCATCCTGCCTCTGAAGTGGGGCTGCTCAAACATCAGCCAGTGGCCATCCATAACCTGGGCAGACTGGCAGTCAGACATGCGGTAACGATCCTGGATGGAGTCACAGTCATCCATCAGCTCCATGCTCTGACCTCCAAAGTTCTCCTTCTCGTAGATCTTCATTTTATAGGATCCTCTGTGCTGTTGGTGGagaatttttttaattttttattaattcCAAAGTATGACAGTTTTAGAAGCCTACTTTGTAATTTCAAGGAAGAAATGCTATTTCTTCCGTACCATGGGGATCATACGGCTGGACCTGATGCAGTCGCTCTGGCTCATGCCCATCAGGCGCTGGTTGTCGGGGTACTCTCCTCTTCTGACCAGCATCTGGTGTCCCATGAAGTTGGGGCGCTCGTAGACCATAAAGCAGCCGCTCTCAACCCTGCAGGAGTTGCACCTGCTCAGGTAGGAGGACATGTCGGGGCAGTCCTGGCTGGTCTCATAGGAACGACCCTGGAAGTTCTTGTCCTCGTAGAAGGTGATCTGTAGAAAAGTTTTTAGAATGCTATACAACACCTAAGCAGAATTAAGGTGCAGACACACATCAAAAGCAGTCATTTAGTTAGAATGACATGAACATTTATTTAAATGCCACCTACCCTGCCCATGGTCATGGTGGCTGTTGGTTGTTTAAACTTGACTGTAAATGCTTGTGCCACCCTTGCCCTTTTATACTTTGTTAGATGCCCACAGCATCTATATCTATATGTAACCACATTGTGTTCAATTCCTGAGTCATCACCATGTAATCTACTGTAAACTAAAGCAGGGTCAATATGATTGGTTTTAGTAGTGTTTGCATAATATTTTAAAGAGTTAGTATACCGTAGTAAATTAAACATGTAAATGTCTTGCCTATGTCTCTGATGATCATGGAACGTTAATTATGATTCCTAACTCTAAACAATTCGTACATCACCTAGAAGTAGAGATGGAGATTGGCACACTGCCAACTGTGCCAACTGAGCAAAGCAAAAAGCCGCTTCACTGGAACACAGAGTATTGGTCTGCCCCTATTTTCGCTACGTTGCAGGAAATAACTCTGTGATACCTGGGGTTGCAATCTCATGACACCTGTTGCTAAAGTTTTCCATTTTTGGCCACAGAAAGTGCACGCAATTGTGATTATAACTTCATTGTTGGTACTAAATTGAACACTTCACACTTAAAATGTACCAAAAGAAAAAACAAATTAAAAAGGATTGCATTACTacctgccaaggcagcaactactcttcctggggtccagcaacattatgtcagttatatacaattaCAAATATTACATGGCATTACATTTCGTAAaacttttcacaacacattaagtgtgtgcccccAGGCCTAGGACTAAAGTACAATATTCCCTAGTCTAAGCTAAATCACTTGGAGTCAATAGTAATGTGTTGAATGCAAGCATTAtgtaatatttaaaaaatgattcaGTTCAAGAGACAGAGTTATTGTATTTCCTCAAATACCATCAACATAAGCAGGGTTGGGAAGACATTGTAAACGGATTTAATGAAGATCACTTGGtatcccatcctcccctagtgcCATTATTGGCACCAAAGGAATTACTAATATTTCCATTTGATTCTATTTTGTGTTGTGCTTTTTCAAACTTATTTTAAGCAAAATACAATGAAGTTCCCGAGGTTTGATGTGACTATTTTTACACAAAATTATTGAAAAACATAAGAATTAGATGAAACATTACAACAAAGTAggttgaagaaaaaaaatatatatatatatatatatatatatatatatatatatatatatatatatatatatataaaataacattaaaaaaaataaaacaaagcaGGTCAATACCAacagtgatgtagtggtagaaaATAGGTGGGTAAACTCTGTTTGCCGGTCACGGTGAAAAAAGTAACACTCCCTTTACTTTCAATACATTTTTCTGCCAACGGTGGGTAAACTGTTGGGTAAACTGTGTTTACTTGCATTGACCCTGCACTACACCACTGGATCCCAACCTTAACCAAAGTTAGtgccttaaaggggcaatctgcagttgctacatctaTTTTTGTACTTATAAATATGTGATACACACTCCATGAtgcttgaagaatataacttagaaatgccctATGAGCTTAGTTGTCTTACCCCATCAGAACCAAAAACATAAGGTTATTTTACtataatgtttgtaaacaatgtgaatgtaaacaaacactgtatagcttcaaaacatggttaaaacgataatgttgatatcatggatgttcTGTTCTTGCATCCATAGCTTTGTCTATGattttgagtggttacatttctccaggccaatCCCTCAGATTTGAATCTTTGTTTTTATTTCAGCAATGTTCTACATGCGATGTGCTAGACGGCTTGCTCAAGATtgtaataaaaaaattaaaatgggGATGATTTGCTTGATCCTTCCTTGGTCCAGCTTTCTGCTCCTCTGATTGCAGCATCTTAAACACATATTTAATCTTTAAATGATTTCTGGTACCATCCCCAGGGTCCATATACTTCCCCTTCACTCCCCCTTGAAGAATGTGTTTGTTTCATATGATTGTGTTTTGCTTTTCGTGTATTGATGTgtgtatagatatgtatagtgtaattgatgtgtatatagatatgtataatgTAAtttgtgtatatagatatatatagtgtcatttatttgttcttaattgactaacctgtataaataaaggtaaaaacacAAAAAAGATAGAACAGTCGATTCATTCGCTGCCCCCATGCACTTGTTCCCCATAGCAGCGGGTTTCAGTTGGCACTGCCCCAGATGCACACAATCTGGAAAAATAACCATTTACAAACTGATTTAACAAACTTTACAGCACGCTATGCTGTGTTGCTGAGTTAGGCATTAAAAACAATGGACCATTGATCATTTAGCAATCAAGTTGAGTATAAAAGTGACAGGGGAGGATGACTAAGCAAAGTACCAGTGTTGTCAGTGATAGGAGACGTCATGGGCAAGGTAGGATAACTATATATATTGTGGACGTCCATGGGTAGGTCAAAGACGCTGACGCAAACAATTCAATAGGTTATTAAGTAAAAATCATGTAAATTCTAAAATACAGAAATGTGAGTGAACACACCTAGATCGAGTTCACATTTATGTATGTGATCATATTTTAATAACTTTATAAAAAAACATAACTTCCTAGATCATCTTCTACGAGGACAAGAACTTCCAGGGTAGTTCCTATGAGGCCAGCAATGATTGCCCTGAGCTGACCTCCCACCTTAGCAGGTGCAACTCCTGCAGGGTTGAGAACGGCTGCTTTATGGTCTACGAGCACCCCAACTTCATGGGACACCAGATGCTGGTCAGAAGAGGAGAGTACCCCGACAACCAGCGGCTGATGGGCATGAGCCAGAGCGACTGCATCAGGTCCAGTCGTATGATCCCCATGGTAAGAAGAACTAACGTGTCATGGCTCAATTCAGTGTTGTTTATTTCATTTACCACACATGGATAAGAAATTCTAATCAAATTCCCCAAAACAGCACAAAGGAAACTTCAGGATGAGGATCTACGAGAAGGAGAACTTCGGAGGTCAGATGCACGAGATGATGGACGACTGTGACTCCATCCAGGGGCGTTACGGTATGTCAGACTGCCAGTCCTGCAACGTGATGGACGGCCACTGGCTGATGTACGAGCAGCCCCACTTCAGAGGCAGAATGATCTACCTGAGGCCTGGAGAATACAGGAGCCTGAGGGATATGGGCTTGGGCCCCGTGGACATGAGAATCGGCTCCACCAGACGTATCATAGACTCCTGTTAAACCCCCATCAAACTCCACCTAATAAATATATGCTTTTATCTGTTGTAAGACTTATGCTCTTTTACTTCCTTCACAACACGTGTTCAGTATTGTACTTGTATAATAGTGTAGACTTCATGTAGGAGCCTTACATCAATAGATACTGCATTAAGAATTCCCTTTCAACCAGATCTC
This sequence is a window from Oncorhynchus gorbuscha isolate QuinsamMale2020 ecotype Even-year linkage group LG01, OgorEven_v1.0, whole genome shotgun sequence. Protein-coding genes within it:
- the LOC124048191 gene encoding gamma-crystallin M3-like isoform X1, whose product is MKREREKPDHFYEDRNFQGRSYETNQDWPDMSSYMSRCQSCRVESGCFMAYERPNFMGNQFFLRREEYSDYMHMGMSDSVLSCRMIPQHRGSFRMRVYEKENFRGQMHEMMEDCESFQERYRMANCESTQVMEGHRLMYKQPHFRGRMIYMRPVRVQKPQGFSWEMHHGILLG
- the LOC124048191 gene encoding gamma-crystallin M3-like isoform X2 codes for the protein MKINKDDHFYEDRNFQGRSYETNQDWPDMSSYMSRCQSCRVESGCFMAYERPNFMGNQFFLRREEYSDYMHMGMSDSVLSCRMIPQHRGSFRMRVYEKENFRGQMHEMMEDCESFQERYRMANCESTQVMEGHRLMYKQPHFRGRMIYMRPVRVQKPQGFSWEMHHGILLG
- the LOC124048093 gene encoding gamma-crystallin M3-like, which translates into the protein MTMGRITFYEDKNFQGRSYETSQDCPDMSSYLSRCNSCRVESGCFMVYERPNFMGHQMLVRRGEYPDNQRLMGMSQSDCIRSSRMIPMHRGSYKMKIYEKENFGGQSMELMDDCDSIQDRYRMSDCQSAQVMDGHWLMFEQPHFRGRMMYMRPGEYRSFKDMGMGAKGMRFMSMRRITDIC
- the LOC124048141 gene encoding gamma-crystallin M3-like, which encodes MGKIIFYEDKNFQGSSYEASNDCPELTSHLSRCNSCRVENGCFMVYEHPNFMGHQMLVRRGEYPDNQRLMGMSQSDCIRSSRMIPMHKGNFRMRIYEKENFGGQMHEMMDDCDSIQGRYGMSDCQSCNVMDGHWLMYEQPHFRGRMIYLRPGEYRSLRDMGLGPVDMRIGSTRRIIDSC